Proteins encoded within one genomic window of Acipenser ruthenus chromosome 32, fAciRut3.2 maternal haplotype, whole genome shotgun sequence:
- the LOC117395300 gene encoding uncharacterized protein LOC117395300 translates to MMPCCLRFGITLLLAVLVTEVWTQNPPLGSVRTECQGSVMMMMLDKSFVGKYFRINVIDNKGALVSLSPRLAAQCGYSLTVDFLGNAKFLASVLSCFAQNTNDETYKLTVQISVFSNSAMTSASSYVQSMTCRYSPWAEREILCERNYMEVSVRRGVPLIEPNFVQDDPDWSLAYPEATAADNSIWKIVFHLPANRKTTMTVAQAMTNGYGINTTPTRILVRAAYNSTESQPQVIQTVPMAVLRSTTFYKQRWMVMMVDTAVTCPTDGTAFTEQMITWNVPRVLPSLVPTPQITTLDVQMGVDGRKLDPATIHNRL, encoded by the exons atgatgccgtgttgtcttagatttgg aataacattgctgttagcagtgttagtcactgaagtttggacgcagaacccgcctctag gctcggtgaggacagaatgtcaagggagtgttatgatgatgatgttggataagtcttttgttggaaagtattttcgtatcaatgtgattg acaataagggggcgcttgtctccctctctccaagactggctgcacagtgtggatatagcttaactgttgacttcttgggaaatgccaagttccttgcttctgtgctgagctgctttgctcagaacaca aatgatgagacctacaagctgacagtacaaatcagtgtcttctcaaacagtgctatgacttcagcttcctcctatgttcagagcatgacatgccgctattctccatgggcagagagggagattctgtgtgaaagaaactacatggag gtttctgtgagaagaggtgtgccacttattgagccaaactttgttcaagatgatcctgattggtcccttgcataccctgag gcaactgctgctgacaacagcatctggaaaattgtgttccatctcccagcaaatagaaagacaactatgactgttgctcaggccatgacaaatggctatggcataaatactacaccaactcgaattctggttagagctgcatacaactccacagaaagccagcctcaggtg atccaaactgtaccaatggctgtgctaaggtcaaccaccttttataagcaaagatggatggtcatgatggtggacactgcagttacatgtcctactg atggaacagccttcacagaacagatgattacatggaatgttccccgtgttctacctTCTCTTGTTCcaacaccacaaattactacccttgatgttcaaatgggagttgatggccgcaagcttgaccctgcaacgattcataatagattataa